From Paenibacillus sp. PK3_47, the proteins below share one genomic window:
- a CDS encoding ArsR family transcriptional regulator, translating to MKLDLTEESLPVYEALSSAVRLQMLRLLADQPMNVKELAGAVKLSSAIMTMHVRKLEAAGLITTHMAPGRSGLQKICSLATDGAEIIFPVHASTERKGHRKEIPVGHYSDFQIEPTCGLSTTEQIIGSFDDPRYFWDQERMKAGILWFGKGYVEYKIPNFLLSSQQPEELVITMEIASEAPSTNNNWPSDITFTLNGRKLGYWTSPGDYGDSRGKFTPGWWPAHTNQYGLLKQLRVTPKGTFMDGLKLSDVTLTQVGIRDKQWTFRLSVEEDAEHIGGLTLFGKGFGNYNDDLVFELFYSDAANPTEAP from the coding sequence ATGAAACTTGACCTGACTGAAGAATCTCTGCCTGTATACGAAGCGCTGTCTAGTGCTGTACGGCTGCAAATGCTGCGGCTGCTGGCTGACCAGCCCATGAACGTTAAGGAGCTCGCAGGAGCGGTTAAGCTGAGCAGTGCAATCATGACCATGCATGTACGGAAGCTGGAAGCGGCCGGACTGATCACCACACATATGGCCCCGGGCCGGAGCGGTCTGCAAAAAATCTGCTCCCTGGCCACAGACGGAGCCGAAATTATTTTTCCGGTTCATGCCAGTACGGAGCGCAAAGGCCACCGCAAGGAAATTCCCGTGGGCCATTATTCCGATTTTCAGATCGAACCGACCTGCGGGCTGTCCACCACCGAACAAATTATCGGCAGCTTTGACGATCCGCGCTATTTCTGGGACCAGGAGCGGATGAAAGCCGGCATTTTGTGGTTCGGCAAGGGTTATGTCGAGTACAAAATCCCCAACTTTCTGTTGTCCAGCCAGCAGCCGGAGGAACTGGTCATCACGATGGAAATTGCTTCCGAAGCACCGTCTACCAATAACAACTGGCCCTCTGATATTACCTTCACGCTGAACGGCAGAAAACTCGGCTACTGGACCAGTCCGGGGGATTACGGTGACAGCCGCGGGAAATTCACTCCCGGCTGGTGGCCTGCGCACACTAACCAGTACGGCCTGCTCAAGCAGCTGCGGGTTACGCCTAAGGGAACGTTCATGGACGGTCTCAAGCTCTCCGATGTTACGCTTACGCAGGTCGGTATCCGTGACAAGCAGTGGACCTTCCGTCTGTCCGTAGAAGAAGACGCCGAGCATATCGGCGGGCTCACGCTGTTCGGCAAAGGCTTCGGCAATTACAACGACGATCTTGTATTCGAGCTATTTTACAGTGACGCCGCCAACCCTACGGAAGCGCCCTAA